In Sus scrofa isolate TJ Tabasco breed Duroc chromosome 12, Sscrofa11.1, whole genome shotgun sequence, the DNA window GCCTGCagcatggcttctttttttttttttttcctcacccccacggcatatggaggttcccaggctaggggtccaattggagctatagctgccggcctacaccacagctcacggcaacactggatccgtaacccaccgagcgaagccagggatcgaacccataacctcatggttcctagtcggattggttaaccacagaggcatgacaggaactccacacagcATGGTTTTTAGAGGATGCGTGGGAATGTACGTGACTCATCCAGGCTGCTGTCCCTCTGTCCCTCGCCACCTGAATCCTGCAAGGTGCATGGCCTTCCTGGCCCTATTAGTTTCATGTGAATTTCAGCAGTGGCTGAAATCAACAGCACCATGCAAAGCTCTTGCCACCCTCAGACACCAAAACAGAGTGATGACAAAGGGAAACTTGGTTTTTTTAGCAAATGTATTCTTgctccattatttttaaaagtcgaACAGCAAAAAGTTAATCTCCTTTTACCACAAAAGTAAGGAAAATCATGCAATGAGATGATCCCTTGGGGCCTCGGCACAGACACATTTCTCCCCACCAGGGCTACCGGCAGCCCCGGCAGGACTCATGGGTTTTGCCCCCGGGCAGGCTGGTCTGTCCATCCGCTTGGCTCCTTCCCAGATCAGCGCACCCTGACGGTCCCTCAGCCCCTTCAGTCTGAGGGTTCGTCCCTCATGGCCTTCACAAGCCAGTCCCGTTCAGTCCCCTGCTCAGAGTCGCTCGTGTCACTGGCCTCCACGGCCAGCAGCTTGGAGTAGTTGATCTTCCGTTCTCGGGGCAGTCTGGGCCGGATGGACAGGAACAaggccagccagagccacaggacCACGCAGCAGGCCTGGTAGAGAACAGCCAGGCCGAAGCGCATCCCCACGAAGCCGCCGACAAAGCTGCCCAGGCTGGCCCCGCCCCCGTAAAAGTGGCCTCGGAACATGGCATGGAGCGGTCTCTCCGTGCCCGGAGTGGCCAGGTCCTCTATGGAGGCCCCGACTGCCCACCACAGAGCCCCGTGGCTGATGGCGCTGAAGATCTGAACGGGGAGAACAGACCACCAGCTCCAGAGGAACGAGTAATACAGCAGCTGCCCCGCCAGGcagcccagccccaaccccactGTGCCCACCTTGGACAGCTTCCTGAGCAGCGGAGTTTTGAACGGATGAAGCAGAATTTCCCCCAGCAAGCCCAGGGCCACCGAGAAGCCCATGACCAGCTCGCTGCTCCCGTGGTCTTTCATGTGCCAGAACAGGAAGTTCTGCACGGCACTGGTGGCGGCTCCTATCAGGAGGACAGTGAGGGCGAGGAGGATGAGGCGGGCGTCGCTACCGACGAGAGACAGGGCTTTGCCCGTTCTGTAGCTGGGCTCGCGCCGCCTGCAGAGGGGGACGGGAAAGGCAGTGCTCACCAGTAAAGCCACGGTGCTGACCAGTGCGTAGCCGTAGAAATGCACCACACCCCGGGGGCCCTTTGTCACCAAGAGGCAGTCCAGCTTTCCCACCAAGGCTGCAATGCCACACACTCCCACTGACGTGCCCAGCAGCCTCCATAACCACAGGCTTCTGTAGCGGTCAGTGGCATCCACGAAGTCCAGGTATTCATAAAGGCTGTCATCTGCCACCTGCTCCAGAGGGGCGCTCAGCAGCTCCCAGAACACCAgggagcccagggagaggaggaaagtcCACCGCAACCCTTCCAAGGAGAGGTCAAGGGCCTGGGCATTCCCCTTGGCTGCAGACTGGTTGGCTGGACTTGCCAGCGCTGTACCCCCAGCGTGCAAAGGGACAGCAGTACTGACCACGCTGAAAGCAGCTGCCCCAGGAGTACCTGTCACCCCTGAAGAGGTAGGATGGAGAACGCCCGATGTGGTCCTGGCCCCGTGGACGGAGCCCAGAGAGTAGCCAGGCAGGTGACTGACAGATTCTCGGCCACTCTCCCCAGGTCTTCCTCTGAAACCATCGGCTCCTGCGACCCCAGTACCCTCTGGGCTGGGCGCCTGGGCCCCCCGGCGGGGCGGTTGGAGGCTGGCTCCGGGGTCGAGGTGACGTTCACGGTTAGTGCGACCCCCGGTGGCAGGACCGTCACGGTCACGCTGTGGCTTC includes these proteins:
- the MFSD6L gene encoding LOW QUALITY PROTEIN: major facilitator superfamily domain-containing protein 6-like (The sequence of the model RefSeq protein was modified relative to this genomic sequence to represent the inferred CDS: deleted 2 bases in 1 codon), producing MSANPQWDISRALWVARLFHLVCGVRDACVTPFLTLYLRQLGLAAPWVGILMGTKHLIATFWAPFCAFLAKSYQKRRVLLIGSLLGSVGASLLMVLVPPLDRDRPCNGSHSVTVTVLPPGVALTVNVTSTPEPASNRPAGGPRRPAEGTGVAGADGFRGRPGESGRESVSHLPGYSLGSVHGARTTSGVLHPTSSGVTGTPGAAAFSVVSTAVPLHAGGTALASPANQSAAKGNAQALDLSLEGLRWTFLLSLGSLVFWELLSAPLEQVADDSLYEYLDFVDATDRYRSLWLWRLLGTSVGVCGIAALVGKLDCLLVTKGPRGVVHFYGYALVSTVALLVSTAFPVPLCRRREPSYRTGKALSLVGSDARLILLALTVLLIGAATSAVQNFLFWHMKDHGSSELVMGFSVALGLLGEILLHPFKTPLLRKLSKVGTVGLGLGCLAGQLLYYSFLWSWWSVLPVQIFSAISHGALWWAVGASIEDLATPGTERPLHAMFRGHFYGGGASLGSFVGGFVGMRFGLAVLYQACCVVLWLWLALFLSIRPRLPRERKINYSKLLAVEASDTSDSEQGTERDWLVKAMRDEPSD